A portion of the Blastocatellia bacterium genome contains these proteins:
- a CDS encoding dihydrodipicolinate synthase family protein has translation MTREIGGLLPPIPTPFDADENLALDHFRSNIERWNRQGYSGYVVLGSNGEFVHLTEHERWQALETARLVIPSDKLMIAGANFQSTREACEFARRVAAMRADAILMGMPHYYRESLTAERFIAHYRKIADASPIPIILYNVPQFTGLSLAADTVAHLAEHPNIVGIKDSSGNFGLLAEIVRLVPPRFSVLTGAAAIFYPALAVGARGAILAVSVVAPQACHEIMTAVATGHHARAAELQLRLLPVARAVTTQFGIAGLKAALDLLGYYGGPPRSPLAPASESVRAQIRDILRASGLIESLA, from the coding sequence ATGACGCGCGAGATCGGTGGCCTTTTACCCCCCATCCCCACCCCGTTCGATGCCGATGAAAATCTGGCCCTCGATCACTTTCGCTCGAACATCGAACGGTGGAATCGGCAGGGATATTCCGGTTACGTTGTGCTCGGATCGAATGGAGAATTCGTCCACCTCACGGAACACGAGCGCTGGCAGGCGCTGGAAACGGCGCGCCTGGTGATCCCTTCCGATAAGCTGATGATCGCCGGGGCAAATTTCCAATCCACACGGGAAGCGTGCGAATTTGCTCGGCGTGTCGCTGCCATGCGCGCCGACGCCATCCTCATGGGGATGCCGCACTATTATCGGGAATCGTTGACGGCCGAACGGTTCATCGCCCACTACCGGAAGATTGCCGATGCCTCGCCCATTCCGATCATCCTCTACAATGTTCCACAGTTCACCGGCCTCTCGCTCGCGGCCGACACCGTGGCGCACCTGGCCGAACATCCGAACATCGTGGGGATCAAGGATAGTTCCGGGAATTTCGGACTTCTCGCCGAGATTGTCCGTCTCGTTCCCCCTCGATTCAGCGTCCTGACCGGAGCGGCGGCGATTTTTTATCCGGCGCTTGCTGTGGGAGCGCGCGGAGCGATTCTCGCCGTCAGTGTCGTTGCCCCGCAGGCGTGCCACGAGATCATGACGGCGGTTGCCACGGGACATCACGCGCGCGCGGCCGAACTGCAACTGCGGCTTCTTCCCGTCGCACGGGCGGTGACAACACAGTTCGGTATCGCCGGTCTCAAAGCGGCACTCGATCTTCTCGGCTACTATGGGGGACCTCCTCGCTCACCGCTCGCACCGGCATCGGAGAGCGTCCGCGCTCAAATTCGTGACATTCTTCGAGCGTCGGGCCTGATCGAATCCCTCGCGTGA
- a CDS encoding alkaline phosphatase family protein — MKTQRSRGIALALSLLLFSATLFAQSRPQVRGVPHRPKLIVLIIIDQFPQDYLFRFKSFFGIGGFRRFLDEGAVFTNCFYSYAQTLTAPGHATLATGAVPAAHGIIGNEWFDRGSGEIVSSVTDRSRRLVGTTGRGVSPQAIIGTTFADQLRLSTNFRSKVVGLSLKDRGAILPAGKSGNLALWFDSRSGQFITSDYYVQELPPWVTQFNAAKPADKYFGARWEKGFPAAVYAQADADDRPYEGVSPGGTRTFPHVITGGLSSPGPAFYDALTATPFANDLLVDLALAAIKNEHLGEDDDPDLLIISFSANDIAGHTYGPFSQEVADLTLRTDQTLARLFSSLDRRFGPGGYIAALSADHGVSPIPEFAAAHKLGGRRIAPAAVIEAVQQHLRARFGDEKWIDPRAEFLVAAGMIYLNREAISKRNLDPAAVERAAAEAAKTVPGVAASFTRTDLLAGHYRHDRLGALVANGFHPERSGDVIIVTEPLAIFWRQSAGTTHGSPHTYDTHVPLLLFGTRIKPGTYTTPCTPADLAPTLAALLEIEVPSNVTGRVLHEALRER; from the coding sequence CAGGATTATCTTTTCCGCTTCAAGTCCTTTTTCGGCATTGGAGGGTTCCGGCGATTTCTCGACGAGGGAGCCGTCTTCACCAACTGTTTCTACAGCTACGCGCAGACGCTGACGGCTCCCGGGCACGCGACCCTGGCGACCGGCGCCGTTCCCGCTGCGCATGGGATCATCGGCAACGAGTGGTTCGACCGGGGAAGTGGCGAAATCGTCAGCAGCGTCACGGACCGCTCGCGGCGATTGGTGGGTACCACCGGTCGGGGCGTTTCTCCTCAGGCGATCATCGGGACGACCTTCGCCGATCAACTCCGGCTCAGCACGAACTTCCGCTCCAAAGTCGTGGGACTGTCGCTCAAAGATCGGGGCGCCATTTTGCCCGCCGGTAAGAGCGGCAATCTCGCTCTCTGGTTCGACAGCCGGAGCGGACAGTTCATCACGAGCGACTACTACGTGCAGGAACTCCCTCCCTGGGTCACTCAGTTCAACGCCGCCAAACCGGCCGATAAATATTTCGGCGCCCGGTGGGAGAAAGGATTCCCCGCGGCTGTTTACGCGCAGGCTGATGCCGATGACCGCCCGTACGAAGGCGTCTCGCCCGGAGGAACCCGCACGTTCCCGCATGTGATCACGGGAGGTCTCAGTTCGCCCGGACCAGCCTTTTATGATGCCCTGACGGCGACACCGTTCGCCAACGACCTTCTGGTGGACCTGGCGCTGGCGGCCATCAAGAACGAACACCTCGGCGAGGACGATGATCCCGATCTGCTGATCATCAGCTTCTCGGCCAATGATATCGCCGGCCACACCTATGGCCCCTTCAGTCAGGAAGTCGCCGACCTCACGTTGCGGACCGATCAGACGCTGGCCCGCCTTTTCTCCTCCCTTGATCGTCGCTTCGGACCCGGAGGCTATATCGCCGCCTTATCCGCCGATCACGGGGTGTCGCCGATCCCGGAATTCGCCGCCGCTCATAAGCTCGGTGGGCGGCGCATTGCTCCCGCAGCCGTCATCGAGGCCGTCCAGCAACACCTCCGTGCCCGGTTCGGCGATGAGAAATGGATTGATCCGCGCGCTGAGTTTCTGGTAGCGGCCGGGATGATCTATTTGAATCGCGAAGCCATCAGCAAGCGGAACCTCGATCCTGCCGCTGTCGAACGGGCAGCAGCAGAGGCAGCCAAAACCGTTCCGGGTGTCGCTGCATCCTTCACCCGAACCGATCTGCTCGCTGGTCATTATCGTCACGACCGCCTCGGAGCGCTCGTCGCTAACGGCTTCCACCCGGAACGAAGCGGAGACGTTATTATCGTCACCGAACCCCTGGCGATCTTCTGGCGACAATCGGCAGGGACGACGCATGGCTCGCCTCACACCTATGACACGCACGTTCCCCTTCTTCTCTTCGGGACCAGGATCAAGCCGGGAACCTACACGACGCCGTGTACTCCCGCCGACCTGGCCCCGACGCTGGCGGCTCTTCTGGAGATCGAAGTCCCCAGCAATGTGACGGGACGGGTCCTTCACGAGGCCTTGAGAGAACGATGA